ggaaaaattttattgaagacGGAGGAAGTTAAAATGAACTAAAAGGTAATGAGTAAATGATAACACTTTAGAGCCAGAGATGAAGGAAAATTGctgataatgtatttttttcttcctgtacaGTTACGTAGGTAACCTCTCCAGAGATGTGACAGAAGTCCTTATTCTTCAGTTATTCAGTCAGATTGGACCCTGTAAAAGCTGTAAAATGATAACAGAGGTAAGATCTTCCCGGTTCCATGTGCTGACAGTTAgcatgatgttgaacattttgaaATACGTGAGTTGGTTAGTATCTTCTCAAGCCTCAGGTTACTAGATGGAGAGATTCATGTTTGTTGTGTTGACTGACTTGATTTGGCTGACAAACTAGGTTTAGAATGGTATTTATTTTGAGAGGACAAAGTTTCTGTGCTGTTATTCTCAAATGGTCCTTCTTCATGATGTAGTTATCTTTGAGTGATTCTGCTTATAGAAAGTTGTTAGAGCTTATCTCAGAATGTTGAAAAACTAGATGGTATTTCATACATTTCCAGTAAGAATGTTACATTTGAAGTTCAGGAGTTGGTGTATGTAGAACATTAGGTTACTATGTACATAGTGCCACACATAGTGCTTCTTGATAACTTTTAGTCAATACTGACTGAACAGCTTTATGTAGATAGAAATTTAAATTGTTAGgataactttgttttccttttttttttttttttcttacttttttatacTTTCCTGGTTAAGACTCTGTAGCTGTGCCCAGTGACTCATGTTTTGATttgttctcttcctttttgtttattaaCACTTTTTTTTGGACTGTTTACTGAATACCAGATACCACGGTAAGTGCTAGGAAAACAGTGGTGAATAAGACAGTTCCTGTCCCCGTAGAATTTTATAGTCTAATGAGGGAGACAGAGGCATTAACGGGCACTAATTGTAGAGGATAGTAAATGCCATGGAAGGAGCATATAGGGCCATGCAGTCTTAGTCAGGGGAAGCTTCATGGGGATTCATGAAACTGAATCCTGGTCTGAAACTGAAAAGGAGAGTATGGAAACTGGCTGGGCAGGAATTTGAGGAAGAAGGGATTCCAGAGAAGAATGTTGATCCAGCCAGGTAGATAGAGAGTGGGAGTACTTGTGAGATAAAGAGAGGGAAAGATAGAAATCATAATATGGTTGGAGTTTCAAGTGGAATTAGTCTTAAGTGATGCCAGGAGTTGAGGCAGGAGTGTTCAGCAGGGACCAGAAACTCTGTGCTGAGGAATTTCTGTTATCTTCTGAGACAGAGGGGAACAGTTAAAAACCTATAAAGCAAATTGgccttttgatctttttttctaactaataataatcattattctGTTCTGGTATattatctcttctttccttcctgtctttgattatttattcattcattctttcattaatcAGAAACTTACTTTGTATTAGGCACTATTCAAAGCACTGGGGATATAATGCAGAGCTAGACCAGTGAGGTTCCCATGAGCTCACATACTAGTGAGAGTATTgttaataaacaagtaaactaGATAATTCTGGGTAGGGATAAGAGCTATGAAGAGAATAAAATGGTTCTGTGATGGTGATTTGAATATTGGTACCATATAGGCTTGGTGAGAGAAGATGTCTTGCTTCAATTGGCATCTATTTTCTGAATGTAATAATAAAGGTTTTAAGGAGACGGAAACTGAAGTTTCAGTCATTCGTACTAAGTTACCTAATTAAATGTTGGGGTTTTTGCTGTCGTCTGTGATCCAGAAATCTCTAATCAGCAGGCATCTGACTCAACTAAATTTTGAAAGATCAAGTGATTCTTTCTTAGACTATGGATGTTTGGTATGGGGCCAGTGTGATAATGAGTACTGTCAAAAATCACCTCTTCGAGCTGAGACAGGAATAACAAGATGGTGCCATCTACATTAAGAGCTGGAGACAGAGGGAACACAAGGTCACAGGCCTTAAGTTGGTAATGAGcttgatgtgtttgtggattcAAAAACCAGAATGGCTGGATTCTGGTAAATGGTGGGAAATGAGTATAACgaggtaggcaggcaggcagggttCCGAATCACATAAAGCAGTAAGGGCCGTGACAGTGTGTTTGGATTTTACTCTGATTGCAGCTGGGGTTTTAAGCCGGGTAATGAGGTAATCTTATTTGCATCTTTAAGATTACTCTACGTGGAAAATGActtgtgtggagaatggattgtaGGGGGCAagagtggaaggagagggaaacCAGGTGGGTTAATTTCACTAGTTTAGGTAAGAGATGATGTGGGAGGCTTGTTCTTTAGAGTGGTGGGCATAGAAATAGAGGTAGATAAATTTGGGATGTATTTTGGAGGTAGAATCAATAGAACTGGATTGGCTGTGGGATGTAGGGAAAGGAGGACATCAAGAAAGCCCGCTTAGACTCTTGTCTGCAGTTGTGTGGGTGGTAATGCTGTTTATTTGCTAAAATGGGCATAACTGAATGAGGCacaggatgggaaggaggagTGGTGGGAATCAAGTTCTGTTCTGGCAATGTTAAATTTAAGATGTGCATTAGACATATAAATGGACATCGTATGTAGGTAGTTGGATAAACTGTTTTGGAACTCTAGAGAGACCGGTATTGATGATACAAACTTGCAGTGATATTTGAAGCCATGGACTGGGTAAGATCTAGTTCCTAGCTCTAGAGAGAATGCTgatagagaagagaagaggagccTAGGTTCCAGCCCTGGAGCATCTCAACACTTAAGTGACATTCATAGTTTGAGTTAAGGAGGAAAAAGGAGCTTCTGAAAGATCCTCcagtgaggaaacaggaaaacCAGGAAATTATGGTGGGATCTACAGGAGATGATTTAGACCAGAAGGAGAGTTGTCAACTGTTTTGAATTCTGCTTGAAAGTCAAGATGAGGACAGAAAAGTGATCACAGAGGTGGCAGAGAATCATTGGTGAGCTCAACACAGTTTCCTTGGCCTGGTTGGGTTGGGAGCTGACTGGAGTTGGTTTAGGAGAGAATGGGATCTGGCCTACTACTAGTTAGATAAATTTGAAGTGAGAAAGTGGAGTCACtagaaaatttttgagaaacttttgataaatttattttaatggtattttttttaaaaaacccatgtGCACAATCAGCCACTTGAGTAGAGGGGTTTGAAATGAACTTTCCTAATTTATCTGTATTCTATAACCCTACATTTGAatttgtaaatagttgtaaaatCTCTTATTTCTCTGTCTTGATATTTATCTCATCCAACAAAAATTAGTGTCAGCACCAAGAACATAGTTGAGTGTCCTTGGTGGTGGTGTGAATGGGAGGCTTTCAAAGGGTGTGAACTCTACTAGACTGTTACATTCCTTTCCTAAATTTCATTTTAGTATATGAGCAGTCCCTTTTCCcccttaattttattattttttactttaactATTGTTTATCTTAGATTCTAGCTTTCCTTCTGTactataataaatgtatattatcaATTCTAAGGCAAATGTTAAACATTGTTAACATCTGACAGTTGGGATATGACAAAAATCAATGGTGTCTTAGATGAAATGCAGTgtcatgtgagagagagagagagagtgtgtgtgtgtatacgtacgTACGTACATCGAATGGGATCTGGCCTACTGTTAGATAAATTTGAAGTCAGTAAGGATGAACAGACTCATTTACAAAAGCCTGTTGGTATCAGTTCTACCATTGGACTCCTGTATGTTTTGCTCCAGTACCAGTGTTTTCCTTAGAGATCATCAGGGCAGAAGTAAGAGTAGAAGGAAAAATTGATTAGCACAGTTTTAGCTTATTATTTACCTTTAAATCCTTTTTTCAGTGAATGTTACTGGTAAATGTTAACTCTTACGAGAGGAATTTGAGTGCATATTTTTATTTGGCGTCTTTTCCCCtacttcctttctctgcctcataAGAACAGTGTTCATGTGGCTACAACAATCTAATTTGGTATGAGAGCCCATAGTTTTCTTGTCATTATTAATGATTACACTTCTTTTCCCTCAAGGAATTGCCTTCTGGTTGCTTCACCACTATTGTTTTAGACgtcttattttgaatttttcttctaaaactttccTGGAATGAAAAACAGTGGTTGTTGAAAAGAGCTTTATTTTATCTGGTATTTTTAATCCCTTGTGAGTGCAACTGgaattctacattttaaatttttttttaggatattttacattgaatatataaatatctatttgCCAACTACTGTTAAGTATAGTATAGTAGAATATATTTAGTAAAGACTTCTTATATTGGTGTTTTTGTGATATAAAATTGTAGCTTTGTCTTGGAATATTTTATTCAgacacattttcagaaatttttttcttggtcacTACTATATTTTTCTAATCTTTGGAAGACCAGATTCAAAGTGTATAGAACCTCCAGtgcttttaaagattttaaaagatagggAATTCATTTCAATAGCTGGtttataaatctgaaaattttctgttttcattctcattccttccttatccagaaaagaaatacataatctCATCTCATCACATACAGTACTAATCCTAGTTTCGATCAGGAGTGTAAAGTTggttcatttctgtattttttttatagtcaTGGGATACAGTTAATGAAGGATTATGATGCATAAGTAGAATTCATCCCTTTGAAAATAATGTTGGGAGAGAAGAGCAGTGGTAAGGAGTGGTCTTTATCTCAATTCTGAACTTCAGGTTTTGTTTGGTCTAATATaaacttctgttttatatttagcatACTGCACTAGAAATCAGTATTTTGATTTAATACTGATAGTCATGATTCTGTACTGCTTTATAGTTCTGTTTGAATACAGCAGCATTCTGAGGTGCAAAGTCAGGTGTAGgtgtaaatcttatttttaaagtgttaggCTTTCATAAGCTTATGCAGTCTGACCGTGTACATTCCTAGCTATCAGTAATGttttttcctggattttcttCTCAGCAACCCGATAGCAGAAGGGTCAACTCTTCTGTTGGATTTTCTGTTTTGCAGCATACAAGCAATGACCCATATTGCTTTGTGGAATTTTATGAACACAGAGATGCAGCTGCTGCATTAGCTGctatgaatgggagaaaaattttgggAAAGGTAAGATTAAGAATGATGGCACCTTATGAGTGTATATATTTGCATGTCAAATTAGTTTGCATTCTTTCctagcaagtttttttttttttttaactcagctcTGCCAAGTGATGGTTTTGCTTTTATTCAGCCTAATGCCTTTACCAAAATAATCCTGCTTGATAAGTAATTTAATAAGTGGTAAGTGTTATGATTCATAATGACATGCCTaataattgtattaaatataatctttatttttaggaGGTCAAAGTAAACTGGGCAACAACACCAAGTAGCCAGAAAAAAGATACTTCCAGTAAGTACTCCTGCTGCATTTTACTGTGGAAGAGTTCTGAAATTATCCTGGCAGCATTACCAGCTGAAATAGGGTTTTTTCTTCCCTTAGTGTTGCCTAAGAAAGGTTTAGTAACTGACTTAAGTATTTGATTACCAAATGCTTTGATTTCAGATCACTTCCATGTTTTTGTTGGAGATTTGAGTCCAGAAATTACAACAGAAGATATCAAATCAGCATTTGCCCCCTTTGGTAAAATATCGTAAGTATCATAATCAATACTATACTCGATAGTGATAGGCAAAATTGTATATGATTAACTTGTATCAGAATTAAGATTTTGTTTCCCTAGttagtgtgattttttttgtttgtttgttttgttttgtttttttgattagTAGATGTTGTTGAAAATGTTAATGTCATTTCAGTGTTTTGGGGTCTTGTTTCATCTAATCCTGTGTataacatgttaaaaaaattttaagtgattctGTTTGTTATCTTTAAAGCAGATGTTTAGGTGGTAAAACCTATTATAAAATCTGACTATTTGtcaaatgttttcaaaacttGGTGTTTAAAGATACGGGTTAACCAGAAATAAATGTGATTTATACTGTGTATTAAACTTTTATAGAAGGAGTTTATAAATGGGGGAAAGTAGATAAACCCTTGGGTATATTGTGATGAAATTGAAAATGTACATGCTTAATTATAATGGTAAATGTGTTTTGATATTTTAGTTGAAAAGTAGCATTATTAtagtattaaaatgttttaatgtctgAGCCATAAATGTGAGATTAATAGTAGATTTTGTTTGTTAGTGGTATTTGATTCTGCTAATTAGGGCCCAattgtggtttgattttttttttttttaacaaagtttaTGCTCAAATTTCACTGTATGTTATTTGATCAAATATATTGGAAAATTAAAAGTGATTACTAGTTCTACAAAATGTTTATCACAGTTTATCTTTCTgattaaaatcactttattttatgtatttcctataGATTTAAATTAAACGTTTTAGTATAATTTACAGAAATAATGTTTCAACTGAACAACAGTATTTCTCTATAATTTGTTGTTctattgatttaatttatttgatagaaagatttaatttttaattttctgttttgatatttgctttgctttttaatctcTAAATGTGGTAAGtagtattgttttaaaaatcagtataaaaataatacaggttGCTGTTTTTCAATCTTTATTTATACCTGAGACCTGCAGTTTTTCTAAAGTCCAAGTCACAATTAAAAGTAATAGCATTCTGGTTATTTTGCAGAATTGCTCATAAGAATGGACAGGATCTTGAAGGCTAACTGCAAGGAACTGTGCACACTGGAACTcagttgtagatttttttctcatttctatttattcttattatacattatttatatatacatattttagtatttacattttaacattctATATTCAGTGGAGTTCTATATTTCCAATCATTTTAACTTACTCACTAAAATTTCTGTGTAAATTTGTTGTTTTCGTACTGGTGTGCTTAGCATTGTTGTTagttttttattctcctttcttaaatttctgaaaatgtcaatttttcaaaatttacagCTGCCCAAACTCCAAAATGATGGTAGAGAATtgaccaagaaaaataaagaaatctgttaACAGGCCATGTATGcctttttaattcctattttttcctctttttcaattttttaatatttcatatattttgtatcaCTAGGCAGAAGACATTTAACTATTTAGAGATTGCATGGTAAAGTAGTTAGCATTGTTACAGTAATTTATAGAACCAGTAAACCTTAGAGGACACTAGCCAATagaatattagaaaaggaaactatTGTTCCTGTTAATCTTCAAATTTGAGCATTTAGTTTAGAAAGCACAGGCTATGTGATTAGGTTGCATGTTTATTACATGTTTTTGTCCTACTGCTTTTTTCTAACAGGTAAAGAAGCGTTAGGGAGAGTTCAGGAATGGCTATAGTTAATTAGGGCTAactggaattttatttaaaaaaatgctcacaATACAGTGTGTGTGgttccttttagtttttattttgatgatgtCTCTTACTTCCCTCATTTAGCTGTGCTTCTTTTCACAGGGATGCCCGAGTAGTTAAAGACATGGCAACTGGAAAATCCAAAGGCTATGgctttgtatctttttataaCAAACTGGTATGTTCTTTCAGCTGAATTTAAGTTTAATACACAATTTAGTCATTAATTAATgagtatttttgtctgtttcagtAATAGggtatagttctttttttttttttttttttcattaagctTGGAAGTAACTGGGAAAAGACAGGCTGATTATAAGGAAGagtattaaaattgtatttgtgaATTGGTAACGGTAAGATGTGTTAGCAGTAAAGCACAAAACTAGTGCAGATGAGCTGATACCAGAATTTGGAGGAAAGTTAAATTTGTCTTAACCATGAAAAtcttagttttaaatatttattatgcatatttttGTAGCTGGGATGTTAATGGTTATAGCAGATGAAATTTAAGTAATTCATCTTgatttttacatgtatttaagAAAGAGGTGCCAAAATATCTTAAGCATTTGCATTAACTGTaacatcaaataataaaataaaatgggctTTGATATTAGCATTTTGGAACAGTTTCAGCAacttaaattatttacattttattgaagcAGTAAGATAAAGGGCAGGAGTTGTAATTTTTGCTTAGATTCATTGTAAATTCACATTGATTTTGATCATCTAAACTCTTTATAGGCAGCCATTTTACAGCATTCTAAGTCATAATGCAGAAGTCTTTTGTCTTAAGTTTTAAATCCTGTGTTGTAGTCATAATCCATTACTATTAGAATGTAGATTTTGAGGAGTATGTGATATAGACCATAATATTAAGACTTTATATGTTCTTCAGTAAAGTTATTACAAATCAAccataaaattaagatatttgaaaacaactttctctttttttttttagggggcaGAGTAATCAGTGGGACTGTGATTTTCCCTTGTGTATTTTTTGAATGATAAATTTCTCTTGATGCTTAAATACTGTCCtggcattttgaaatatataaataaaaatgactttaatgAATCACTAAAGTTCGAGtaattttttcttgtgaaattagttttattcatttaggATGCTTAGTGAATCCTAACTGATAAGATTTATTGGATATAGTGATGCcagcattttatttcatcttactGGGTCTTATATGCCACTATTTTCTGTGTTTGtaattgctctttttttctctttttgtttatagGATGCAGAAAATGCAATTGTGCATATGGGAGGTCAGTGGTTGGGTGGTCGTCAAATCAGAACCAATTGGGCCA
This genomic interval from Camelus ferus isolate YT-003-E chromosome 11, BCGSAC_Cfer_1.0, whole genome shotgun sequence contains the following:
- the TIAL1 gene encoding nucleolysin TIAR isoform X5, coding for MMEDDGQPRTLYVGNLSRDVTEVLILQLFSQIGPCKSCKMITEQPDSRRVNSSVGFSVLQHTSNDPYCFVEFYEHRDAAAALAAMNGRKILGKEVKVNWATTPSSQKKDTSNHFHVFVGDLSPEITTEDIKSAFAPFGKISDARVVKDMATGKSKGYGFVSFYNKLDAENAIVHMGGQWLGGRQIRTNWATRKPPAPKSTQENNTKQLRFEDVVNQSSPKNCTVYCGGIASGLTDQLMRQTFSPFGQIMEIRVFPEKGYSFVRFSTHESAAHAIVSVNGTTIEGHVVKCYWGKESPDMTKNFQQVSPPQ